In Penicillium psychrofluorescens genome assembly, chromosome: 5, a single window of DNA contains:
- a CDS encoding uncharacterized protein (ID:PFLUO_007641-T1.cds;~source:funannotate), translating to MASVNSISSDKDEERDAMQDDLIDDDEDVGPELDASQKEYLAHHERLDDMLTPLMLEEGRLYKLARRFSTTYRQLALTSDQQFLPTPVTQLPTGRESGRYLALDVGGSNLRVAFIELLGEAAESEVRSTDASERSQDTIRKAQRQRVKRTLERAWPIQEHLKMDKAEDLFAWIGDCIAEVVAESLSSDATKKDIPEELDLGITFSFPILQESLAEATLMPMGKGFAITSNLNLHKILLNGYEKHTRRPDDDDEPSKKRRKLFALPKLKIAAITNDTVATLASLAYAVKSLPNSRVAMGIIVGTGCNATIPMKLDALHEDKAKSVNAMKPDAVETIVNTEWTISGAAPPLKELGVTTKWDTELDKACSRPGFQPFEYMTGGRYIGELIRLILFDYLTTIAGLSKRILPASLVQEYALTTTYISDTVARARSDQDLAKVLNQSLPPPESSDWRWDALAAGAFRKIARTVQRRSAGLIAAAVVGLLACAREIELKEDSNVNTPLNAASPLSNGDPHTHDHTPAPVAAAASLAASSTTTNRNNVHGHVVPVLEPTPADWQSGPEELVVAYTGGIIQHYPHFKEMCQQHIDRLIMRTGPQQGGKSVFLREASDGGVIGAGVLAGMVDRN from the exons ATGGCGTCGGTCaactccatctcctcggACAAGGACGAGGAACGCGACGCGATGCAGGATGATCTgatcgacgacgacgaggatgtcgggccggagctggacgcgTCCCAGAAAGAATATCTCGCGCACCACGAGCGGCTCGACGACATGCTGACTCcgctgatgctggaggaaggCCGTCTCTACAAACTAGCCCGTcgcttctccaccacctaTCGCCAGCTAGCCTTGACCTCGGACCAGCAGTTCCTACCAACCCCCGTGACCCAGCTGCCCACCGGCCGGGAATCCGGTCGCTACCTGGCGCTCGACGTGGGGGGGAGTAATCTCCGTGTGGCGTTTATCGAGTTGCTGGGCGAGGCGGCCGAGTCCGAGGTGCGCTCGACCGATGCCTCGGAGAGGTCACAGGACACCATTCGCAaggcccagcgccagcgcgTGAAGCGTACGCTGGAGCGAGCATGGCCGATCCAGGAGCATCTGAAGATGGACAAGGCAGAGGATCTGTTTGCGTGGATTGGCGATTGCATCGCGGAGGTTGTGGCGGAGAGCCTCTCCTCTGACGCTACCAAAAAGGACATCCCCGAAGAGTTGGACTTGGGGATTACCTTTAGTTTCCCCATATT GCAAGAATCGTTGGCAGAGGCGACATTGATGCCAATGGGGAAAGGCTTCGCGATCACGTCGAATCTCAATCTGCACAAGATCCTGCTGAATGGTTACGAGAAGCACACCCGGCGaccagacgacgacgacgaacCTTCGAAAAAGCGACGGAAGTTGTTTGCTCTGCCCAAACTCAAGATCGCAGCCATCACCAACGACACTGTCGCAACACTCGCCTCCCTCGCCTATGCGGTCAAATCTCTGCCCAACAGCCGCGTGGCCATGGGTATTATTGTGGGTACGGGCTGCAACGCCACGATCCCGATGAAGCTCGACGCGCTGCAcgaggacaaggccaagagcGTGAATGCCATGAAGCCGGATGCCGTGGAGACGATCGTGAATACCGAATGGACCATCTCCGGCGCGGCCCCGCCGCTCAAAGAGCTCGGAGTGACCACGAAATGGGACACTGAACTCGACAAGGCCTGCTCACGCCCAGGCTTCCAGCCCTTCGAGTACATGACGGGCGGGCGGTACATTGGCGAACTCATCCGCCTCATCCTTTTCGATTATCTTACTACGATCGCAGGACTGTCGAAACGCATCCTACCGGCCAGCCTCGTCCAAGAATACGCCCTAACCACCACCTACATCTCCGACACCGTGGCCCGTGCTCGATCCGACCAAGATCTCGCCAAGGTGCTGAACCAGTCTCTCCCCCCTCCAGAGTCCAGCGACTGGCGCTGGGAcgctctcgccgccggcgcaTTCCGCAAAATCGCGCGCACCGTGCAGCGCCGATCTGCGGGCTTGATCGCCGCTGCCGTGGTCGGCCTGCTCGCCTGCGCGCGCGAGATCGAGCTGAAAGAAGATAGCAACGTCAACACCCCGCTGAATGCCGCCTCGCCGCTGAGCAATGGCGATCCTCACACTCATGACCATACCCCTGCGCCCGTTGCTGCGGCTGCCAGTCTCGCtgcatcctccaccactaCCAACCGTAACAATGTTCACGGACATGTTGTCCCCGTCTTAGAACCCACCCCGGCTGACTGGCAATCTGGTCCAGAGGAGCTGGTTGTTGCGTACACGGGCGGTATCATCCAGCATTACCCGCACTTTAAAGAAATGTGTCAACAACACATCGACCGCCTCATCATGCGCACCGGCCCGCAACAAGGAGGCAAATCCGTGTTTCTGCGCGAAGCCTCCGATGGCGGTGTCATTGGAGCTGGTGTTTTGGCGGGCATGGTTGACCGCAACTAA
- a CDS encoding uncharacterized protein (ID:PFLUO_007640-T1.cds;~source:funannotate): protein MLPWGSQGPPNSRSASGGGRGGRPGGGKRPQRTNSVSKKSANKKLQTSKGASAKITSFFSKAGDTPVLTPADDIVDTPPVPPTFDPTHGPFGQLSYWPSSRQENPFTVGGTEENPGLSSESHARDDELVAVDQKVSGNEGFVTPMAAIHAARIAPLIPLDGGAQPSAGLGGGIEEDDDETAPCLEELDFPEDEYDPRDDPDADDYHDPEDMGEDTSGGDVSAGVGITSSEGVSASTGIISGVVSPSGGERRSVGSTSSGSVSANLDPFRDDIFHRALREIIEVLQAKLSSMPLDDFKKDLPIVWSFYGILQRTSCDNLLKRLLPTILPEVRVLFEKEEWTLKDLHALKTVHSKDTRMGVYCDLVTGRFSGQDNAECDVYTGYSSAVGKRCYIGHAACIRKRDKSNSHYKRASSPSATGNFFKLLAVFSPGQDTMAAQLLEGLFMILLDTWKADGPPCRFCPQATFDLAKDVRPDWLFSPGWNGLNMVWSLKQGVCGTGLRGESTCCNPACSHRVARRADIVRRRKQGTLGRFDVAVKRRFLADPLDALAGFLCESCYRQRRDRYKLPDAKWIYNRNVEGTFAADNKAGIERSCDHCGDVQNPNARDMHHVRDADLFMCAVCAQHWYDFGKLRDLGTKIRQEERDAARNADARCHNGDCPMTEFLCIKKYGRPLHWTNGGGFRCELCYAYTCRNPGKEHPDPLSNFSSEELDRLQQMPARTCFTCEGKEGELGVSKFWLKDGNGEDICLACSKYLLRYKKRRTPQIQRLSEAKAQVEKDRLDSIEVFCGVCNRKESAVAKKFTMDEELCLPLCRKCADAARKKAKKAAKADDAANAGENST from the coding sequence ATGTTGCCTTGGGGATCGCAGGGTCCCCCCAATTCGCGTTCTGCgagcggtggtggtcgtggtgggcgGCCTGGAGGTGGAAAGAGGCCGCAACGAACCAACTCTGTGTCCAAGAAGTCTGCTAATAAGAAGCTGCAGACCTCGAAGGGAGCGAGTGCAAAGATCACCAGCTTCTTTTCAAAGGCTGGTGATACTCCAGTTCTTACGCCGGCCGACGATATCGTCGATACCCCGCCGGTCCCTCCCACCTTCGATCCAACCCACGGGCCATTTGGGCAGCTCTCATACTGGCCATCTTCGCGCCAGGAGAACCCCTTCACAGTGGGAGGTACGGAAGAGAATCCTGGGCTTTCGTCCGAGTCTCATGCTCGTGATGATGAACTCGTTGCCGTTGACCAGAAAGTGTCTGGGAATGAAGGCTTCGTTACCCCAATGGCCGCTATCCATGCGGCCAGGATTGCTCCTCTGATTCCACTGGATGGTGGTGCGCAGCCTTCTGCTGGCCTTGGGGGTGGGattgaggaagatgacgatgaaacCGCTCCTTGCCTTGAGGAGCTCGACTTTCCTGAGGATGAGTATGATCCTCGGGATGACCCAGATGCTGACGACTACCATGATCCGGAGGACATGGGTGAAGACACTTCTGGTGGGGATGTGAGTGCCGGCGTGGGAATCACCTCTTCTGAAGGTGTGAGTGCTAGCACTGGAATCATCTCTGGCGTGGTAAGCCCCTCTGGGGGTGAGCGCAGGAGCGTGGGAAGCACTTCTTCCGGAAGTGTGAGCGCCAACCTTGATCCCTTCCGGGATGACATCTTCCACCGGGCCTTGAGAGAGATCATTGAAGTACTGCAGGCTAAGCTTAGCAGCATGCCGTTAGATGACTTCAAGAAGGACCTCCCGATCGTGTGGTCATTTTATGGCATCCTTCAGCGGACGTCATGCGACAACTTACTGAAGCGTCTGCTTCCAACCATCCTGCCCGAGGTCCGGGTGCTCTTTGAGAAAGAGGAGTGGACCCTGAAGGATCTGCATGCCCTTAAGACTGTGCACTCAAAGGATACACGCATGGGTGTGTATTGTGACCTGGTTACAGGACGTTTCTCCGGCCAGGACAATGCCGAATGCGATGTCTACACTGGGTATAGTAGTGCAGTTGGTAAGCGGTGCTACATCGGGCATGCTGCTTGCATCAGAAAGCGGGACAAGTCCAACTCCCACTATAAGCGGGCCAGTTCGCCTTCGGCAACTGGCAACTTCTTCAAGTTGCTTGCCGTGTTCTCTCCCGGACAGGACACCATGGCGGCTCAGCTCTTGGAGGGTCTGTTTATGATCCTCCTAGATACCTGGAAGGCGGATGGGCCGCCGTGTCGGTTCTGCCCTCAGGCCACATTTGACCTAGCTAAGGACGTCCGGCCTGACTGGCTATTCTCGCCAGGGTGGAACGGACTGAACATGGTCTGGTCCTTGAAGCAGGGAGTCTGCGGTACGGGGTTGCGTGGAGAGTCGACGTGCTGCAATCCTGCCTGTAGCCACCGTGTTGCGCGACGAGCGGATATTGTTCGCCGTCGCAAGCAAGGGACTTTGGGTCGTTTCGATGTGGCCGTGAAACGTCGCTTCCTCGCTGACCCCTTGGATGCTCTAGCTGGCTTTCTTTGCGAATCCTGCTATCGACAGCGCCGTGACAGATACAAGTTGCCTGACGCAAAGTGGATCTACAACCGCAATGTGGAGGGAACTTTTGCTGCCGATAACAAGGCCGGCATCGAACGGAGCTGCGATCACTGTGGGGATGTCCAGAACCCCAACGCACGGGACATGCACCATGTCCGGGACGCTGACTTGTTCATGTGCGCGGTATGCGCCCAGCACTGGTACGATTTCGGCAAGCTGCGAGACCTGGGCACCAAGATTCGCCAGGAAGAGCGAGATGCGGCCCGCAATGCCGATGCCCGGTGCCATAACGGTGATTGTCCGATGACGGAGTTTCTCTGTATTAAAAAATACGGCAGGCCTCTTCATTGGACAAATGGCGGTGGATTTCGCTGCGAGTTGTGCTATGCATACACATGTCGCAACCCTGGCAAAGAACATCCCGATCCGCTGAGCAACTTCTCCTCGGAAGAGTTAGACAGGCTTCAGCAGATGCCTGCTCGTACCTGCTTTACCTGTGAGGGTAAGGAGGGAGAGCTCGGTGTTAGCAAGTTCTGGCTTAAGGATGGCAACGGCGAGGATATTTGCCTCGCTTGCTCTAAGTACCTCCTCCGGTATAAGAAGCGCCGGACACCGCAGATACAGCGCTTGAGCGAGGCTAAGGCGCAGGTGGAAAAGGACCGCCTTGATAGCATCGAGGTCTTCTGCGGCGTATGCAACAGGAAAGAGAGTGCAGTGGCCAAAAAGTTCACTATGGACGAGGAACTGTGCTTGCCTCTTTGCCGTAAGTGCGCCGATGCCGCGCGCAAAAAGGCCAAAAAAGCTGCGAAGGCCGATGACGCTGCGAATGCCGGTGAGAACTCGACGTGA